Proteins encoded together in one Neobacillus sp. FSL H8-0543 window:
- a CDS encoding flavin reductase family protein, which yields MDDRQFRNAMGTFATGVTVITTEVEGEVHGMTANAFMSVSLNPKLVVISIGDKARILNKIKQSKTFSVNILAENQQEISMIFAGQLKEHRGVVFDRLAGQPVVSGALAQVTCEVSSEYVEGDHTLFIGKVTEINLEDGDPLLFYKGRYRSLQEEATVASK from the coding sequence ATGGATGATCGTCAATTTAGAAACGCAATGGGAACATTTGCAACAGGAGTCACTGTCATTACAACAGAGGTGGAGGGTGAGGTCCACGGCATGACAGCAAATGCCTTTATGTCCGTATCACTTAACCCAAAGCTTGTGGTCATTTCTATCGGAGATAAAGCTCGGATTTTAAATAAAATTAAGCAAAGTAAAACTTTCTCAGTCAATATATTAGCGGAAAATCAACAAGAAATTTCAATGATTTTTGCAGGACAGTTGAAAGAACATCGTGGAGTTGTTTTTGATCGTTTAGCCGGACAACCGGTTGTGTCTGGTGCTTTGGCACAGGTGACCTGTGAGGTTTCATCAGAGTACGTCGAAGGGGACCATACATTGTTTATCGGAAAAGTAACGGAAATAAATCTTGAAGATGGTGACCCACTCCTATTTTACAAAGGACGTTACCGTTCCTTACAAGAGGAAGCAACAGTTGCATCAAAATAA
- a CDS encoding alpha/beta hydrolase, translated as MTAISTRKIQTGNYQTFFHEAGDKSAETIIFLHGSGPGVSARTNWQYVLPHFSENFHVVAPDIFGFGDTDHPEEYPENGAKWMSTRVNQILALMDELEVKKAHLVGNSLGGVISLNLLMYAPERFDRIVLMGAGGGLTEPTPELAKLANFASDPSEANFKNLFRWFLYDESFLEAELDNIVAERMENFNRPEVRRSFAANFKNSHLSDMLVPPSALKRMKNPFFLIHGQEDRFVPLESSLYVMKYLPDVQLHTFKQCGHWAQIEQKDRFIKLTTDFFNREL; from the coding sequence ATGACAGCAATTTCAACTCGGAAAATTCAAACAGGAAATTATCAAACCTTTTTTCACGAAGCAGGAGATAAATCAGCAGAAACAATTATCTTTCTCCATGGAAGCGGCCCGGGTGTAAGTGCACGAACAAACTGGCAGTATGTTCTGCCTCACTTTAGCGAAAACTTCCATGTTGTTGCTCCGGACATTTTTGGTTTTGGGGACACGGACCATCCAGAGGAATATCCTGAAAATGGTGCAAAATGGATGTCAACCAGGGTTAATCAAATTTTAGCTCTAATGGATGAGTTGGAAGTTAAAAAGGCTCATTTAGTAGGAAATTCTTTAGGTGGAGTTATTTCTCTAAATCTCTTGATGTATGCTCCAGAACGATTCGATCGTATTGTTCTTATGGGGGCTGGCGGGGGGTTAACTGAACCGACCCCAGAGCTCGCAAAATTGGCGAATTTTGCAAGTGACCCAAGTGAGGCCAATTTCAAAAATTTATTTAGATGGTTTTTATATGATGAGTCATTCCTTGAAGCAGAATTAGACAATATTGTGGCGGAACGGATGGAAAACTTTAATCGGCCAGAGGTTCGCAGATCTTTTGCAGCCAATTTTAAAAACTCTCATTTGTCCGATATGCTTGTACCTCCTTCTGCATTAAAAAGAATGAAAAATCCATTCTTCCTTATTCATGGCCAGGAAGATAGATTTGTACCACTTGAGAGCAGCTTGTATGTGATGAAATACCTACCAGATGTTCAATTGCATACATTTAAACAATGTGGACATTGGGCGCAAATCGAGCAAAAGGACCGATTTATTAAACTAACAACAGACTTTTTTAACCGTGAATTATAA
- a CDS encoding acyl-CoA dehydrogenase family protein, giving the protein MELSVMETNKELVARARNLIPKLREYNFEIDEKSTLPDEVVALLQKEGLLKVLRPKMFGGFQTDMRTFTEVVTEISRGNGSAGWFVSLSNIRDYMISYVFGQKALDEIYVPGKEVVFAGNFKPIKCDIKKVDGGYYVKEAQWPFVSGSPHADWCYFGFPVDDGNGGMEFAIMVVPREELEVLDDWFVMGLKGSGSNSVLIKDVFVPDHRVSLDRLANQRYYMIDSLREVPLYNTPFVPSLTLSIVGPALGLAQAAMDFHMDRVKTAGIGNTSYTKMSEAPITHHQTAQAQLKIESAELHLYRAVDKLDEYSEKGHTMTMEEVVKMKADFGYVNQLCKEAMDLMVAGAGSVFTYNKNPFQLVYRDFLTMHLHGFITPSSLIETYGRVLCGQEPNTYFL; this is encoded by the coding sequence ATGGAACTAAGTGTAATGGAAACGAACAAAGAACTGGTTGCAAGGGCGAGGAATTTAATCCCAAAATTGCGTGAGTATAATTTTGAAATAGATGAAAAAAGTACACTTCCTGATGAGGTCGTAGCATTATTACAGAAGGAAGGTTTGTTAAAGGTCCTTCGCCCAAAAATGTTTGGCGGCTTTCAGACAGATATGAGAACGTTTACAGAAGTTGTAACGGAGATTTCTCGAGGGAATGGTTCGGCAGGCTGGTTTGTGTCACTAAGCAATATTCGAGATTACATGATTTCCTATGTATTTGGGCAAAAAGCACTTGATGAAATCTATGTACCCGGTAAGGAAGTTGTATTTGCAGGGAATTTCAAGCCGATCAAATGCGATATTAAAAAGGTAGACGGCGGGTATTACGTGAAAGAGGCTCAATGGCCATTTGTTTCAGGAAGTCCGCATGCTGATTGGTGTTATTTTGGATTCCCGGTAGATGATGGAAATGGCGGGATGGAATTTGCAATTATGGTTGTTCCACGTGAAGAACTAGAGGTTTTAGATGACTGGTTTGTTATGGGGCTAAAAGGTTCAGGAAGTAACAGCGTATTAATCAAAGATGTATTCGTTCCTGACCATCGTGTATCCTTAGACCGTTTGGCGAACCAACGCTATTATATGATTGATTCTCTAAGAGAAGTACCCTTATATAATACACCATTTGTCCCATCACTTACTTTATCAATTGTTGGACCAGCTTTAGGACTCGCTCAGGCAGCAATGGATTTCCATATGGACCGGGTCAAAACGGCAGGGATTGGGAATACCAGCTATACCAAGATGAGTGAAGCACCGATTACTCATCATCAAACGGCGCAAGCACAATTAAAAATTGAATCTGCTGAACTACATCTCTATCGGGCAGTTGACAAACTTGATGAATACTCAGAAAAGGGCCATACGATGACGATGGAAGAAGTCGTTAAAATGAAAGCAGACTTTGGTTATGTCAATCAGCTATGTAAAGAAGCCATGGACTTAATGGTTGCCGGAGCCGGATCAGTCTTTACTTACAATAAAAATCCATTCCAGCTCGTATATAGAGACTTCTTAACGATGCATTTACATGGGTTTATTACACCATCAAGTTTAATTGAAACGTATGGAAGAGTCCTTTGTGGTCAAGAGCCTAATACATATTTCCTCTAA
- a CDS encoding GntR family transcriptional regulator — MKKEKAYRYIKNQIMEEKWSTDTAINVNEIAVELNMSRTPIHKALSQLEQEGFLNIIPQVGVFVKKPDRKDVLERINICATLDALLAEQAAYNLKDEDFVYMEATLRKMDDPIISADDYSDLNIEFHKTIYDASGYSYTLNLTRQLWDYLTYVGSPDLLFIEGRRKRSQAEHWLIYFALKDRDHSLVKKLVEIHMRRVAEVINLKF; from the coding sequence TTGAAAAAGGAAAAAGCTTACCGATATATAAAAAATCAAATTATGGAAGAAAAATGGAGTACTGATACAGCGATAAATGTAAACGAAATTGCTGTTGAATTGAATATGAGCCGAACTCCCATACATAAAGCATTATCACAACTAGAGCAAGAAGGATTTCTCAACATTATTCCGCAGGTTGGGGTATTTGTGAAAAAACCCGATCGGAAAGATGTATTAGAAAGAATCAATATTTGCGCTACTTTAGATGCGCTTTTGGCTGAACAGGCAGCATATAACCTAAAGGATGAAGATTTCGTTTATATGGAAGCGACTCTAAGGAAGATGGATGACCCAATCATATCAGCTGATGATTATTCAGACCTTAATATCGAGTTTCATAAAACGATATATGATGCTTCTGGATATTCTTATACATTGAATCTTACGAGGCAGTTATGGGATTACTTAACCTATGTTGGAAGTCCGGACCTCCTTTTTATCGAGGGACGCAGAAAACGCTCACAAGCGGAACACTGGCTGATTTACTTTGCTTTGAAGGATCGGGATCATTCTCTTGTAAAAAAGTTAGTAGAAATTCATATGCGCCGGGTCGCAGAGGTTATCAACCTAAAATTTTAG
- a CDS encoding fumarylacetoacetate hydrolase family protein, with product MDILKAASSLMAAEIEKVTIDPFTSSTEAISVDDAYQIQLEQIRHKVNNGAVIVGKKIGLTSKVMQEMFNVNEPDYGHILDDMMYKNGETISLERFIQPKVEFEIAFVLKKDLKGPNVTLEDVVEATDYVVPSIEIIDSRIKDWKFKYEDTVADNGSSAGAILGGKPVLLKDVNLPSIRMSVYKNGELFDSSTGEAVMGNPLVAVAWLANALSQFDISLNSGEVILSGALSAAIPIEDGDSFAAEFDHLGSVSVTFIK from the coding sequence ATGGATATTCTAAAAGCTGCTTCTTCTTTAATGGCGGCGGAGATTGAGAAAGTAACGATTGATCCTTTTACATCATCAACAGAAGCCATTTCTGTTGATGATGCTTATCAAATACAGCTTGAACAAATTCGCCATAAAGTTAATAATGGAGCCGTAATCGTTGGTAAAAAGATTGGCTTGACTAGCAAGGTCATGCAGGAAATGTTTAACGTTAATGAACCAGACTATGGACATATACTTGATGACATGATGTATAAGAATGGCGAGACTATTTCTCTTGAGCGGTTTATTCAACCGAAAGTAGAGTTTGAAATTGCTTTTGTCTTGAAAAAGGATTTAAAGGGACCCAATGTGACGCTAGAGGATGTAGTCGAGGCAACGGATTATGTCGTTCCGTCCATTGAAATTATTGATAGTCGTATCAAAGATTGGAAGTTTAAATATGAAGATACAGTCGCTGATAACGGTTCCTCAGCAGGTGCGATTCTAGGAGGAAAGCCTGTTCTATTAAAGGATGTTAATCTTCCCTCCATCAGGATGTCTGTCTATAAAAATGGTGAATTGTTCGATTCATCAACTGGTGAAGCTGTTATGGGCAATCCATTAGTAGCCGTTGCTTGGCTTGCCAATGCACTAAGCCAATTTGATATTTCACTTAATTCAGGTGAAGTTATTCTCTCAGGTGCCCTATCAGCCGCAATTCCGATTGAGGATGGAGATTCTTTCGCGGCAGAATTCGACCATCTGGGGTCAGTGTCTGTCACATTTATAAAATAG
- a CDS encoding VOC family protein, which yields MSLPEIAKLGHVALVTTDLEKSLWFFKEIVGLEETTTVNGTVYMRAWGDFEHHTLSLTAGEKSHVDHIAWRTKRPEDVEAFARILQEAGTDIKWIEAGKETGQGRAIRFKLPSEHSFELYYDIEKPLAAPEKRSVLKNQTYKSWARGVSPRRIDHVNLLTSLHANELSDFLNEKLGFKMREYIEAPDGSYLGAWMSVTPLVHDIAISHDPFAPTTHQIHHFSYWLDNAQDLLRAADILTEHGIEFKGPGKHGISQAMYIYAIDPGSGVRVELFTNGYLIFEPDWEPIKWTLDEMNVGFTFWGDQMDTKPENNPTIEA from the coding sequence ATGAGTTTACCAGAAATTGCGAAATTAGGACACGTTGCATTAGTAACAACAGATCTTGAGAAATCGCTTTGGTTTTTTAAAGAAATTGTTGGTCTAGAAGAAACAACAACAGTAAATGGTACCGTATACATGCGTGCATGGGGAGATTTCGAACACCACACTCTTTCTTTAACTGCTGGAGAAAAGTCTCATGTGGATCATATTGCTTGGCGAACTAAGCGTCCAGAGGATGTGGAAGCGTTTGCGCGAATTTTGCAAGAAGCAGGAACAGACATAAAATGGATTGAGGCTGGCAAAGAAACAGGTCAAGGAAGAGCGATTCGTTTCAAGTTGCCAAGTGAACATAGTTTTGAACTTTATTATGACATCGAAAAGCCATTGGCCGCACCGGAAAAACGTTCCGTATTAAAGAACCAAACATATAAATCATGGGCTCGTGGGGTATCGCCAAGAAGAATTGACCATGTCAATCTCCTTACATCATTACATGCAAATGAACTTTCTGATTTCTTAAATGAAAAATTAGGATTTAAGATGCGTGAATACATTGAGGCCCCAGATGGGTCATATTTAGGTGCTTGGATGAGTGTGACGCCATTGGTTCATGATATTGCCATCAGTCATGATCCATTTGCGCCAACAACACACCAAATCCATCATTTTTCTTATTGGTTGGATAATGCTCAAGACTTATTGAGAGCAGCTGACATTCTAACTGAACATGGAATTGAATTTAAAGGTCCAGGAAAACATGGTATTTCTCAAGCAATGTATATCTATGCGATTGATCCTGGAAGTGGGGTTCGTGTTGAGTTATTCACGAATGGTTATTTGATTTTTGAACCAGATTGGGAACCAATTAAGTGGACTTTAGATGAGATGAATGTCGGATTTACCTTCTGGGGAGACCAAATGGACACCAAACCAGAGAATAATCCTACAATAGAAGCTTAA
- a CDS encoding MFS transporter, translated as MQRSIGKKMLMFCVVIIAFQDVAAGVAGSIMADIIKAYPEYNPTIVMMVATFPGLVQIVPALFYGKLSKKFNKRTLLFTGLTLFIVGGTLPTFIDSLPLIILMRGILGLGVGITMPLSIDIITDFFEGRERDFLIGFGTSTIACIGAIFFQLGGGMLADAYGWHYGFLTYLFPLWILAVTFLYLPEPEKKVHQQATNTEGKKLKLPKAVYWTCLGQVLYSSLIFGYVTNISVVIQGDNLGNATEAGMAISVFTFGTLLVGFLFGKIKHRLPRMYLPVGIGFTGLGMVICYFSPSLTMILVGSLIGGAGMGIGIPGVFTRVTELAPAAIASAGVGLVVAAQGVGGIAGPFGFQVIQNIFNQDIGRFPLAISAVGLIILAIIWALGTGKAPSKDLEVTLTQ; from the coding sequence ATGCAAAGAAGTATAGGGAAAAAAATGCTTATGTTTTGTGTAGTGATAATTGCTTTCCAGGATGTTGCTGCGGGTGTAGCTGGATCAATCATGGCAGATATTATCAAGGCGTATCCAGAATATAATCCGACAATAGTTATGATGGTCGCTACTTTTCCAGGATTAGTACAAATAGTGCCAGCACTTTTTTATGGTAAACTTTCCAAAAAATTTAATAAGAGAACTTTATTGTTTACAGGATTAACCCTATTCATAGTTGGAGGAACTCTTCCTACTTTTATTGATAGCCTGCCGTTAATCATTTTAATGAGAGGTATTTTAGGACTTGGTGTTGGGATTACGATGCCGTTATCGATTGATATCATAACGGATTTCTTTGAGGGTAGAGAAAGAGATTTCTTGATTGGTTTTGGAACATCCACTATCGCGTGTATCGGCGCAATTTTCTTCCAATTAGGTGGCGGAATGTTAGCCGATGCTTATGGATGGCATTATGGTTTCTTAACCTATTTATTTCCATTGTGGATTCTTGCGGTTACCTTCCTTTATCTACCGGAACCTGAGAAAAAAGTGCATCAGCAAGCTACAAATACTGAGGGTAAGAAGCTTAAACTGCCAAAAGCTGTTTACTGGACATGCCTGGGTCAGGTTTTATATTCTAGTTTAATTTTTGGATATGTAACAAATATATCGGTTGTTATTCAAGGAGATAATCTAGGAAACGCAACTGAAGCCGGTATGGCCATATCTGTATTTACATTTGGAACTCTTTTAGTAGGCTTTTTATTTGGCAAAATAAAGCATAGACTGCCAAGAATGTATTTACCTGTTGGAATTGGATTTACGGGTCTAGGAATGGTGATCTGTTATTTTTCGCCAAGCTTAACAATGATACTTGTTGGAAGTCTTATTGGCGGTGCTGGAATGGGAATTGGAATTCCAGGAGTATTTACTAGAGTAACTGAGCTTGCTCCTGCGGCTATCGCTTCTGCCGGAGTAGGATTAGTCGTGGCCGCTCAAGGTGTTGGTGGTATTGCGGGTCCATTTGGTTTCCAAGTTATTCAAAACATCTTCAACCAGGACATTGGCCGTTTTCCACTAGCAATCAGTGCGGTTGGGTTGATTATTCTAGCGATTATTTGGGCGCTTGGTACAGGTAAAGCTCCAAGCAAGGATTTAGAAGTTACCTTAACACAATAA